The sequence AATCAATTTACCTGGAAAAGCTCCTGGATAAATTTTAATCCTTAGATAGTCATGGGAGCCAGGTCTTCACAGGCTGACACCTTTATCCGTTCCGGGATAACTGACAAATATATTAAAAGTAAATAACGTTTTTAGGAGAGTAAGGGGTTGATATTCAATACAGTATCTGATCCCCAATTACTCCTGTAATCAATTAAAACTGCTTTTTCTACTTATTTAAAGCAGGATAAAACCATAGTTGTTCATTTTCTCTTAGAACGTGCCAGAGGACCGTCCCCTGTATCATATCATACATAGCAAATCTTATGCCATCATGTTTAAATTCAGCATAGGGTCCCTGTCCATCCCAATCAATCTTAATACCTATAACTTTATTGTAGAAATGAACCATCTTCTTTAAATCATTTACAAAAAGACCTATCATATCAAATCTTATTTTCATTTTTCCCTTTCTGCTATAGCAATAAAAAAGTCGAATTTGGTAAGCATTATAAATAATAATATTGGAAAAATATTAGCTGTCTTAGATAATCTGATTATTCTATAGTTGAAATCTTATTTTTCAATTAGATACCCTTATTCTTTTTCCCTAAAAATCACCTTCAAATGAAGAAATATATCCCCTGTTTATATCTGACTGTCAATAATAAAGATTTGACCCCTTTGTATCTCTATGTATTTTGGCAATCTTTTATATTGATCTTTTTTTACAATAAATATATGTTATAATTTAGATAAATTAGTTAGAAGTAGAAGGTTAACTATGAGTAAAAAAGATATACTTTTAAAAGAAATCGAACAAGTCCCTGAACCATACATTGATGAGGTTTTAGACTTTATTAGATTTTTAAAGACAAAAAATACAAAAGAAAAAATACATATAACAATTGCAAGTGAAACCTCCCTTGCAAAAGATTGGCTAAAGCCAGAAGAAGATGAAGCATGGCAAAATTTATAAAAGGGGATATCGTAATAATTCCCTTCCCGTTTTCCGATCTGACCCAGAATAAAAGGCGGCCTGCACTAGTTATCTCGGTATTAAACGGGGATGATATTATTCTCTGTCAGATAACCAGCCAGAATGTTAAAGATAATTATGCCATCTCTATTAAAGATAGAGATTTTAAATCAGGAGAATTAAGACAAGCAAGCAATATCAGGCCAAACCGTATATTTACCGCAGATAAACATATTATTCTTTATAAAGCCGCCAGTCTAAAAGATAAAAAATTCAATGAAGTTCTTAATAGAATAGTTGAAATTATAAGAACTAGATATCAGAGAAAAGCAGTCAAGCAGAGAACCTTCCACTGTATCATTTAGTTAGTACAATCGTCCCCTGTATCATTTTCAGAGATTCCGGCCTTATTTTAATAATTAACAAAATTGGCTATTATTTCTAGTAATAAATTAACAGTTATCGATAATGATAAAATAGAAAGAATTATATTGACTGTTAATTGGAAGGCTTTAGTGTTTTTTATATTTATTTTTTGATTACCGCCTGATATAAAAGAATTACTAACATAAGAATTATTTATTCTACCTCCACTCATTTTCCCCACAAGACCACCAGCGCTACTTTCATTAATAACTATGATTGTTTTAATTGTGTTGTGCAACCTTTATACACTGAAAACACTCAAGATAATCATTATTATTAAAAAAATATACATATTAAATGCCCTCTTTTTTTAAAGATTTTATTAGTGTTTATATTTAACAACAAGTCCAATTTTTCTCTCACTACTAATAATTTGATAAAATTCTAATGTATTTTTTACTATACTGCTACCTGGCTTCGTGTCGTTAACAATGTTAGAACCTTAATTGATGGTCAAAGTGAATATATTTACCTACC is a genomic window of Candidatus Woesearchaeota archaeon containing:
- a CDS encoding DUF2281 domain-containing protein, producing MSKKDILLKEIEQVPEPYIDEVLDFIRFLKTKNTKEKIHITIASETSLAKDWLKPEEDEAWQNL
- a CDS encoding type II toxin-antitoxin system PemK/MazF family toxin, which translates into the protein MAKFIKGDIVIIPFPFSDLTQNKRRPALVISVLNGDDIILCQITSQNVKDNYAISIKDRDFKSGELRQASNIRPNRIFTADKHIILYKAASLKDKKFNEVLNRIVEIIRTRYQRKAVKQRTFHCII